Proteins from one Ranitomeya variabilis isolate aRanVar5 chromosome 1, aRanVar5.hap1, whole genome shotgun sequence genomic window:
- the LOC143762226 gene encoding uncharacterized protein LOC143762226: protein MEGAQPHSGARISGDAQFPHFCRRAFRSAHLCLSARISNVLHLLERVDLPELLIQLATLAISETVDDLKSQATLRTRIFKHHLDFGHNRQSYNAVAHIPDHSSCGKSSVTNSTTTFGSWQTPRRICSVGEASAAMCSMVFPFISVFSHFCIIKIYVSLVTFHDGIWRLSLCPNGEQETQRLKGPPTSHLPVSFLFPMGQVEVSSCAVVAGGYGTLQALPV, encoded by the exons ATGGAAGGAGCACAGCCACATTCAGGAGCGCGCATTTCTGGCGACGCGCAATTCCCGCATTTCTGCCGGCGCGCATTCAGGAGCGCGCATTTATGCCTTTCGGCGCGCATTTCGAAT GTGCTGCATCTCCTGGAACGTGTGGATTTGCCAGAGCTGCTGATTCAATTAGCAACATTGGCTATTTCGGAGACTGTGGATGACCTGAAAAGTCAG GCAACTTTGAGGACTCGTATCTTCAAGCATCACCTGGATTTCGGACACAACCGCCAGTCGTACAACGCTGTTGCGCATATTCCCGATCACAGCAG CTGCGGGAAAAGCTCAGTGACAAACTCAACTACTACTTTCGGAAGTTGGCAGACTCCACGTCGCATCTGCTCCGTTGGAGAAGCGAGCGCCGCTATGTGCTCCATGGTTTTCCCCTTTATATCTGTATTTAGTCATTTCTGTATAATAAAAATTTatgtttctctagtcaccttccacgacggcatatggaggttgtctctttgccctaatggggaacaggaaacacagaggttaaaaggacctcccacctcccacttgccagtgtctttcctgttccccatgggacaggtagaggtttcctcatgtgctgtagtggccggtggctacggtaccttgcaggcgctgcctgtttaa